The Hymenobacter baengnokdamensis genome includes a region encoding these proteins:
- a CDS encoding agmatinase family protein: protein MSQISLAQKIANFDPNALGDAAGGLFGLPFTPEEAQVVVVPVPWEVTVSYRAGTAQGPAAIREASLQVDLYDPELPEAWKLGLAMEEEDEAIAQASRELRPVAAGYIGWLEAGQPAAGAAKHGPVPARMTAEGQKLLQWLKAKTGALLDAGKAVAVLGGDHSTPLGYLHALAERHSEFGILQIDAHCDLRPAYEGFQYSHASIMYNALELPQVKKLVQVGIRDMCQQEADLVEHSVGRVALFGQRFMSEEKFAKKSWKKVCGKIIAQLPQKVYISFDIDGLDPKLCPGTGTPVPGGLEYEEATYLLRQIVRSGRTIIGLDLNEVAPGDTEWNGIVGARLLYQLCNWMAVSQGRLAAKGVESSTD from the coding sequence GTGTCCCAAATTTCGCTCGCGCAAAAGATTGCCAATTTTGACCCAAATGCCCTCGGCGACGCCGCCGGTGGTTTATTTGGCCTGCCTTTTACCCCCGAAGAAGCCCAGGTTGTGGTGGTGCCCGTGCCCTGGGAGGTAACGGTAAGCTACCGTGCCGGCACGGCGCAGGGCCCGGCGGCCATTCGCGAAGCCTCTTTGCAAGTTGACCTCTACGACCCCGAATTGCCGGAAGCCTGGAAGCTTGGGCTGGCAATGGAGGAGGAAGACGAGGCGATTGCCCAAGCCAGCCGGGAGCTGCGCCCCGTGGCAGCCGGCTACATTGGCTGGCTTGAAGCCGGCCAGCCCGCCGCCGGGGCCGCCAAGCATGGGCCGGTACCGGCCCGAATGACTGCCGAAGGCCAGAAGCTACTGCAGTGGCTCAAAGCCAAGACCGGTGCCCTGCTGGATGCCGGCAAGGCCGTAGCCGTGCTCGGCGGCGACCACAGCACGCCGCTGGGCTACCTGCACGCGCTGGCCGAGCGCCACAGTGAGTTTGGCATCTTGCAGATAGACGCGCACTGCGACCTGCGCCCCGCCTACGAGGGCTTTCAGTATTCGCACGCCAGCATCATGTATAATGCCCTGGAACTGCCGCAGGTGAAGAAGCTGGTGCAGGTGGGCATCCGTGACATGTGCCAGCAGGAGGCCGACCTGGTTGAGCATTCGGTGGGCCGCGTGGCACTGTTCGGGCAGCGGTTTATGAGCGAAGAGAAGTTCGCCAAGAAATCCTGGAAGAAAGTGTGCGGTAAGATAATTGCTCAGCTGCCCCAGAAAGTATATATTAGCTTTGATATAGATGGTCTCGACCCCAAGCTCTGCCCCGGTACCGGTACGCCCGTTCCCGGCGGGCTGGAGTACGAGGAGGCAACTTACCTGCTACGCCAGATAGTGCGCTCCGGCCGCACTATTATTGGCCTCGACCTCAACGAGGTAGCGCCCGGCGATACCGAGTGGAATGGCATCGTGGGTGCCCGCCTGCTATATCAGCTCTGCAACTGGATGGCCGTGTCGCAGGGCCGCCTGGCGGCTAAGGGCGTGGAGTCGTCGACCGACTAG
- a CDS encoding chemotaxis protein CheC, whose amino-acid sequence MNELERDIIREILNIGLARAADSFAVIAQERVMLEVPNLDLLPSSEIIDRVRDYQARYVAIQSDIRGDFNGSTFMFFSGQHVQRLSRVCLRMQVSDSLQLNELQESLLLEISNIITGALVTQLANILKANIYGAPPMAPTGDLAEALQNLLPDPSALQPLIFSVITQFSDKENSVELPLMLFFDRATFEKILEIIRTYDFLGKAQSAT is encoded by the coding sequence ATGAATGAGTTAGAGCGCGATATTATCCGCGAAATCCTCAACATCGGTCTGGCCCGGGCGGCCGACAGCTTTGCCGTGATTGCACAGGAGCGCGTGATGCTGGAGGTTCCCAACCTGGACTTGCTGCCCAGCAGCGAGATTATTGACCGGGTGCGCGATTACCAGGCCCGCTACGTGGCTATCCAGAGCGATATTCGGGGCGATTTTAACGGCTCGACGTTCATGTTCTTTTCCGGGCAGCACGTGCAGCGCCTTTCGCGGGTGTGCCTCCGCATGCAGGTGTCTGACTCGCTGCAGCTCAACGAGCTGCAGGAGTCGCTGCTGCTCGAGATAAGCAATATTATTACCGGCGCCCTGGTAACTCAGCTGGCGAACATTCTGAAAGCCAATATTTACGGCGCGCCGCCGATGGCGCCTACCGGCGACCTGGCCGAAGCGCTCCAAAACCTGCTGCCCGACCCGTCGGCCCTGCAGCCGCTTATCTTCTCCGTAATTACGCAGTTTTCCGACAAGGAAAATTCGGTTGAGCTACCGCTGATGCTGTTTTTTGACCGGGCTACGTTTGAGAAAATCCTCGAAATCATCCGGACGTATGATTTTCTGGGGAAAGCACAGTCGGCAACGTAG
- a CDS encoding chemotaxis protein CheA, which produces MKSREQEYRELFMAEALEYYDAMSRHLSELERNPQDTAALNELFRLMHNLKANARAMGFVDMGEVAHKMETLFGQIRSQERAFTGALVTLTFRAVDVLGTMIRAVGSGQDSGEAKGLLDNLDLLIKGEEPVETQAAPTEEEVDSDAARKLELSDLVYIPVKKLDNLLNLVGELVIDRDRILTLAEELGHSALQATARHLFRISDDLQYSVMDVRLVGAGVLLNKFPRVVRDVAATENKQVELTLAGQDVQIDRNVLQLITDALLHIVRNAVSHGLEEPAARLAAGKPATGQLSISALTERDDVLLQVQDDGRGIDTEAVRRKAVRKGLVSAEAAALLDEHGVWALLFEPGFSMAEQITDISGRGVGLDVVKLAIDSLGGQLRVNSELGKGTTFTLVLPTSIAVKGALLIELEERAYAVPLLHTDTVLALANDQIFAVGGLLMTRVQDENVPIVPLRQLLYAEGDEQLPRATRADLPTDGGLHQVLIVSYNNRRLGLLIDRFLRQQNIVVKSLSKPLDTIDLFGGVTLLGNGQLCLVLDVPALTRLFLAKRP; this is translated from the coding sequence ATGAAATCACGAGAACAAGAGTACCGTGAGCTGTTCATGGCCGAGGCGTTGGAGTATTACGACGCCATGTCGCGCCATTTGAGTGAGCTGGAGCGCAACCCGCAGGATACAGCTGCGCTCAACGAGCTCTTTCGGCTCATGCATAACCTCAAGGCAAATGCCCGGGCTATGGGTTTTGTCGATATGGGCGAGGTTGCCCATAAGATGGAAACCCTCTTTGGCCAGATTCGAAGCCAGGAGCGGGCCTTTACCGGGGCCTTGGTAACGCTGACCTTCCGGGCCGTAGATGTGCTCGGCACTATGATTCGGGCGGTGGGCTCGGGTCAGGATTCGGGTGAGGCCAAGGGCCTGCTCGACAACCTCGACCTGCTTATAAAGGGCGAAGAGCCGGTAGAAACCCAGGCGGCCCCTACCGAAGAAGAAGTAGATTCGGACGCGGCCCGCAAGCTGGAATTATCTGACTTGGTCTATATTCCGGTTAAGAAGCTTGACAACCTGCTGAACCTGGTAGGAGAGCTGGTAATCGACCGCGACCGCATCCTGACGCTGGCCGAGGAGCTGGGCCATTCGGCGCTGCAAGCCACCGCCCGGCACCTGTTTCGCATCTCCGACGACTTGCAGTACTCCGTGATGGACGTGCGGCTGGTAGGCGCGGGGGTGCTGCTCAACAAGTTTCCGCGGGTAGTGCGCGACGTGGCCGCTACCGAAAACAAGCAGGTAGAATTGACGCTGGCCGGCCAGGACGTGCAGATTGACCGCAATGTCTTGCAGCTCATTACTGATGCGCTGCTGCATATTGTGCGCAATGCCGTAAGCCACGGCCTGGAGGAGCCGGCCGCGCGGCTGGCGGCTGGCAAGCCAGCAACTGGTCAGTTGAGCATCTCGGCCCTGACCGAGCGCGACGACGTGCTGCTCCAGGTGCAGGATGACGGCCGGGGCATCGATACCGAAGCCGTGCGCCGCAAAGCCGTGCGCAAAGGCCTGGTATCGGCTGAGGCGGCGGCGCTGCTCGATGAGCACGGAGTATGGGCGCTGCTCTTTGAGCCCGGCTTCTCGATGGCCGAGCAGATAACGGATATTTCGGGTCGGGGCGTAGGCCTCGACGTGGTTAAGCTGGCCATCGACTCGCTGGGTGGGCAGCTGCGGGTAAATTCTGAATTAGGCAAGGGCACCACGTTTACGCTGGTGCTGCCAACCTCTATCGCGGTTAAAGGCGCCCTGCTGATAGAGCTGGAAGAGCGGGCCTATGCCGTGCCGCTCCTGCACACCGATACGGTACTGGCCCTGGCTAATGACCAGATTTTTGCCGTCGGTGGGTTGCTTATGACCCGCGTGCAGGACGAAAATGTGCCCATCGTGCCCCTGCGGCAGCTCTTATATGCCGAGGGCGATGAGCAGCTGCCCCGCGCTACCCGCGCCGACCTGCCCACAGACGGCGGCTTGCACCAGGTGCTGATAGTCAGCTACAACAACCGTCGGCTGGGCCTGCTTATCGACCGCTTTCTGCGTCAGCAGAATATTGTGGTCAAGTCGTTGAGCAAGCCCCTCGATACCATTGACCTCTTCGGGGGCGTCACGCTACTGGGCAATGGGCAGCTGTGCCTGGTGCTGGACGTGCCGGCCCTTACTCGTCTGTTTCTGGCCAAACGTCCTTGA
- a CDS encoding response regulator — MNKRILIVDDSFYMRTMLKNMLTDAGYDVVGEAANGQQALEMAVATTPDLITLDVILPDNTGLDVLKGIRQQQPDAKVVMCSAVGQETIVNEAIENGALAYIVKPFSEERVLEIVGSALQGDSSLA, encoded by the coding sequence ATGAATAAGCGGATTCTCATCGTCGATGACTCGTTCTACATGCGGACGATGCTCAAGAATATGCTCACCGATGCTGGCTACGACGTAGTGGGTGAAGCAGCCAACGGCCAGCAGGCCCTGGAAATGGCAGTGGCTACTACCCCCGACCTGATTACCCTTGATGTTATTCTGCCCGATAATACCGGCCTCGACGTGCTCAAGGGTATTCGTCAGCAGCAGCCCGATGCCAAAGTGGTGATGTGCTCGGCCGTAGGCCAGGAAACTATTGTGAACGAAGCCATTGAAAATGGTGCCCTGGCTTATATCGTCAAGCCATTCTCCGAAGAGCGGGTGCTTGAGATAGTGGGCTCCGCCTTGCAGGGCGACAGCTCGCTGGCTTAG
- a CDS encoding chemotaxis protein CheW — protein sequence MADSAAARPATTSGRAAPAAPEAVVQLIVFRLGDEDYGIRIEQVKEVTITPDVVRMPKTPPFIKGIANLRGDIIAIVDLEERFQLRPAGRPVPEFSYTLAVEAPDYTLGLMVREVPRPVTVPVSLIEPAPEFVQDTAQREKYLEGIAKLPDGNGVIIVLDMPKLLSPSEIMRLPGRPAETANRPAKASRTPHDAPSKPQQT from the coding sequence ATGGCTGATTCTGCTGCTGCCCGCCCGGCAACTACGTCGGGCCGGGCCGCTCCGGCTGCTCCCGAGGCCGTTGTCCAGCTTATCGTTTTTCGCCTCGGTGATGAGGACTATGGCATCCGCATCGAGCAGGTGAAGGAAGTAACCATCACCCCGGATGTAGTGCGGATGCCCAAAACTCCACCCTTCATAAAGGGTATTGCAAACTTGCGGGGCGACATTATCGCCATTGTAGACCTGGAAGAGCGGTTTCAGCTCCGGCCCGCCGGGCGGCCGGTTCCCGAGTTTTCCTATACCTTGGCCGTCGAAGCGCCCGATTATACCCTGGGCCTGATGGTGCGGGAGGTGCCGCGCCCGGTAACGGTGCCGGTGAGCCTGATAGAGCCCGCTCCCGAGTTTGTGCAGGATACGGCGCAGCGGGAAAAATACCTGGAGGGCATTGCAAAGCTTCCCGACGGTAATGGCGTCATTATCGTGCTTGATATGCCTAAACTATTATCACCCAGCGAGATAATGCGCCTGCCCGGCCGGCCGGCCGAAACGGCTAATCGGCCAGCCAAAGCCAGCCGTACGCCGCACGATGCACCCTCTAAGCCCCAACAGACGTAG
- a CDS encoding HAMP domain-containing protein, with the protein MASAKKAPASEPDYGLNGENPDDAPVMPVVRTDQTRKRGAGRNSELTDTDYVNEQLNRVLFALDAFKKGDVSVRLTKQNDDIFSEIAEAYNSMVEMIGGVGGEVSRISKVAGVEGNLKARASAEGAAGFWRDMINNINGLVDSIAVPVLEVGKVLKNISRGNLDESFQIPVSGDFKVMAETINRTIDNLNVFAGEVSRVAQEVGTEGRLGGQAVVPNVGGVWKELTDNVNTMASNLTSQVRDIANVATAVARGDLSQKVTVELKGELLQLKQNLNQMVDSLNLFAGEVTRVALDVGTEGKLGGQASVPGVSGTWKDLTDNVNNMAANLTSQVRDIANVATAVARGDLSQKMTVNVKGEILELKNILNQMVDSLNIFGDEVTRVAREVGTEGKLGGQAVVPRVGGTWKELTDNVNTMAANLTSQVRDIANVATAVARGDLSQKMTVDVQGEILDLKNILNQMVDSLNIFAGEVTRVAREVGTEGILGGQANVPRVSGTWKELTDNVNTMASNLTSQVRDIANVATAVARGDLSQKITVNVRGELLQLKENLNQMVDSLNVFGDEVTRVAREVGTDGKLGGQAVVPGVKGTWKDLTDNVNTMAASLTSQVRDIANVTTAVARGDLSQKVSVDVRGELLDLKDNINQMVDSLNIFAGEVTRVAVEVGTEGQLGGQANVPNVSGVWKDLTDNVNTMAANLTTQVRGIVKIVTAVSQGDLTQKLMLEAAGEVADLAQTINRMVDDLNRLASEVSRVARVAGAEGKLTERATVGGVSGSWKELVDTLNALIESIALPVLEVSRVVRAISEGDLTQMVEIQPTGDIAAMSNALNLAVENLNALLGEINDSAQVVGTSSEEMVDKGQEMSRVTVDVALAMQQMAEGAQNQALKTDQAFKLIEEIMTATKETANKADVVNKSAIMGEQTSQQGLKTVAEVVKNMEEISSAATQTSRTIEVLSTRSQEISKSLGVITDIASQTNLLALNAAIEAARAGEAGRGFAVVAEEIRKLAEGSRKSANEIATLVEDVKKDTTSAASAISAMESRVLKGKNATFEASAAFKNIATSSGETLRTSRDILTATAVQQTSIGDVVKYVEEVVAIAEQTATGTQQVAGTARQLSSSMQELTSSSQRLSDIADDLQDGLETFQLFDYLPEPEPQRRVLRRTAPVKAAALAATSPAVRRATPRRAGEAARTTESPAAPPAHTANGSNSGNTTGRTRRVTAIAEAQKAQTNSASKNASRRPKLTPKPEATAKPDAKPEAPAAERPRNRPKSR; encoded by the coding sequence ATGGCTTCCGCCAAGAAAGCTCCCGCTTCAGAACCAGACTACGGCCTCAACGGCGAAAACCCGGATGATGCACCCGTGATGCCGGTAGTGCGCACCGACCAGACCCGCAAGCGCGGGGCCGGCCGCAACTCCGAGCTGACCGATACTGACTACGTCAACGAGCAGCTCAACCGGGTGCTCTTCGCCCTCGATGCCTTTAAAAAAGGCGACGTGTCGGTGCGCCTGACCAAGCAGAACGACGACATCTTCTCCGAAATCGCCGAAGCCTACAACTCGATGGTGGAGATGATTGGCGGGGTAGGCGGTGAGGTATCGCGCATCTCGAAGGTGGCCGGGGTTGAGGGTAACCTCAAGGCCCGCGCCTCGGCCGAGGGGGCCGCCGGCTTCTGGCGCGACATGATAAACAATATCAATGGCCTGGTGGATTCCATCGCCGTGCCGGTACTGGAGGTGGGCAAGGTGTTGAAAAACATCAGCCGGGGCAACCTGGACGAGAGCTTCCAGATTCCGGTATCGGGCGACTTCAAGGTGATGGCCGAAACTATTAACCGCACCATCGACAACCTGAACGTGTTTGCCGGTGAGGTAAGCCGCGTGGCGCAGGAAGTAGGTACGGAAGGCCGCCTCGGCGGCCAGGCCGTGGTGCCCAACGTGGGTGGCGTGTGGAAAGAGCTGACGGACAACGTAAACACGATGGCCTCGAACCTGACGAGTCAGGTGCGCGACATTGCCAACGTGGCCACGGCCGTAGCCCGCGGCGACCTCAGCCAGAAGGTAACGGTAGAGCTGAAAGGCGAGCTGCTCCAGCTTAAGCAGAACCTCAACCAGATGGTGGACTCGCTCAACCTGTTTGCTGGCGAGGTAACCCGCGTGGCCCTCGACGTGGGCACCGAAGGGAAGCTGGGCGGCCAGGCCAGTGTGCCGGGCGTATCGGGCACCTGGAAGGACCTCACCGACAACGTGAACAACATGGCCGCCAACCTGACGAGCCAGGTGCGCGACATCGCTAACGTGGCCACGGCCGTTGCCCGCGGTGACCTGAGCCAGAAAATGACGGTAAACGTTAAAGGTGAAATATTAGAATTAAAGAATATTCTGAACCAGATGGTTGACTCGCTCAACATCTTTGGTGACGAAGTAACCCGCGTGGCCCGCGAAGTAGGTACCGAAGGCAAGCTGGGCGGGCAGGCCGTGGTGCCCCGCGTTGGGGGCACCTGGAAAGAGCTGACTGACAACGTAAACACGATGGCCGCCAACCTGACGAGTCAGGTGCGCGACATTGCTAACGTGGCTACCGCGGTAGCCCGCGGCGACCTGAGCCAGAAGATGACGGTGGATGTGCAGGGCGAGATTCTCGACCTGAAAAACATTCTGAACCAGATGGTGGACTCGCTCAACATTTTCGCCGGCGAGGTAACCCGCGTGGCCCGCGAAGTGGGTACCGAGGGTATTCTGGGTGGCCAGGCCAACGTGCCCCGCGTATCGGGAACCTGGAAAGAGCTGACTGACAACGTAAACACGATGGCCTCGAACCTGACGAGCCAGGTGCGCGACATTGCCAACGTGGCTACCGCGGTGGCCCGCGGCGACCTGAGCCAGAAAATCACGGTAAACGTGCGCGGCGAGCTGCTTCAGTTGAAGGAAAACCTCAACCAGATGGTGGACTCGCTCAACGTATTCGGCGATGAGGTAACCCGGGTGGCCCGCGAAGTAGGTACCGACGGCAAGCTGGGTGGCCAGGCCGTGGTGCCCGGCGTAAAAGGTACCTGGAAAGACCTGACCGACAACGTAAATACAATGGCGGCTTCGCTCACCAGCCAGGTGCGCGACATTGCCAACGTGACGACGGCGGTGGCCCGCGGCGACCTCTCGCAGAAAGTATCAGTAGATGTGCGCGGCGAGCTGCTCGACCTTAAGGACAACATCAACCAGATGGTGGACTCGCTCAACATCTTCGCCGGCGAGGTAACCCGCGTGGCCGTGGAAGTAGGCACCGAAGGCCAGCTGGGCGGTCAGGCCAACGTACCGAACGTGAGCGGTGTGTGGAAAGACCTGACGGACAACGTAAACACAATGGCCGCCAACCTTACTACGCAGGTACGGGGTATTGTGAAGATTGTAACGGCCGTATCGCAGGGCGACCTGACCCAGAAGCTGATGCTGGAAGCGGCCGGCGAAGTAGCCGACCTGGCCCAGACCATCAACCGAATGGTGGATGACCTCAACCGCCTCGCCTCGGAAGTAAGCCGGGTGGCCCGCGTAGCTGGGGCCGAGGGCAAGCTCACCGAGCGCGCTACGGTAGGCGGCGTATCGGGCTCGTGGAAAGAACTGGTGGACACCCTCAACGCGCTGATTGAGAGCATCGCCCTGCCGGTACTCGAAGTAAGCCGCGTGGTACGGGCCATCTCGGAAGGCGACCTGACGCAGATGGTCGAGATTCAGCCTACGGGCGATATCGCCGCGATGTCGAACGCCCTGAACCTGGCCGTGGAAAACCTCAACGCCCTGCTCGGCGAAATCAACGATTCGGCGCAGGTAGTAGGTACTTCTTCGGAAGAAATGGTGGATAAGGGTCAGGAAATGAGCCGGGTAACGGTCGACGTAGCCCTGGCCATGCAGCAGATGGCCGAAGGCGCGCAGAACCAGGCATTGAAAACCGACCAGGCCTTTAAGCTGATTGAGGAAATCATGACGGCCACCAAGGAAACGGCCAACAAGGCCGATGTGGTAAACAAGTCGGCTATCATGGGTGAACAGACCTCGCAGCAGGGCCTGAAAACGGTGGCGGAAGTGGTAAAGAACATGGAAGAGATTTCCAGCGCCGCTACCCAGACCTCCCGCACCATCGAAGTACTTTCGACCCGCTCGCAGGAAATCAGCAAGTCGCTGGGCGTAATTACCGACATTGCCTCGCAAACCAACCTGCTGGCCCTGAACGCCGCCATCGAAGCGGCCCGCGCCGGCGAGGCCGGCCGCGGCTTTGCCGTAGTAGCCGAAGAGATTCGCAAGCTGGCCGAAGGCTCGCGCAAGTCGGCTAACGAGATTGCCACGCTGGTAGAAGACGTGAAGAAGGATACGACCAGCGCCGCCAGCGCCATCAGCGCGATGGAAAGCCGGGTACTGAAAGGCAAGAACGCCACCTTCGAGGCCAGCGCGGCCTTTAAGAATATTGCCACCAGCAGCGGCGAAACGCTACGCACCTCCCGCGACATTCTCACGGCTACGGCCGTGCAGCAGACCTCGATTGGCGACGTGGTGAAGTATGTGGAAGAAGTGGTAGCCATTGCCGAGCAAACGGCCACCGGCACGCAGCAGGTAGCCGGCACGGCCCGCCAGCTGTCGTCGTCGATGCAGGAGCTTACCAGCTCCTCGCAGCGCCTCTCGGATATCGCGGACGACCTCCAGGACGGCCTCGAAACCTTCCAGCTCTTCGACTACCTGCCCGAGCCCGAGCCCCAGCGCCGCGTACTGCGCCGCACAGCCCCCGTGAAGGCAGCAGCATTGGCCGCTACCTCGCCGGCAGTACGCCGCGCCACGCCGCGCCGTGCTGGCGAAGCCGCCCGCACTACCGAAAGTCCGGCCGCTCCGCCAGCGCATACCGCCAACGGCAGCAACAGTGGTAATACCACAGGCCGGACGCGCCGCGTAACCGCCATCGCCGAAGCCCAGAAAGCACAAACTAATAGCGCCAGCAAGAATGCGTCGCGGCGGCCCAAGCTCACCCCCAAGCCGGAAGCCACTGCTAAGCCGGACGCCAAGCCGGAAGCCCCCGCGGCTGAACGGCCCCGTAATCGACCCAAATCCAGGTAG
- the topA gene encoding type I DNA topoisomerase, whose product MVKNLVIVESPAKAKTIEGYLGPDFVVRSSYGHVRDLPKDNNAVDVANSFKPTYVVDADKRELISQLKKLAKEAEMVWLASDDDREGEAISWHLSETLNLKADKTKRIVFREITKAAILRAIDNPREINLDLVNAQQARRVLDRLVGFELSPVLWRKVKAGLSAGRVQSVAVRLVVDREREINQHKSASAYRVVARFDAGQGTTLEAELPTRYKTREEAEAFLTRCIGATYSINSLDKKPGKRSPAPPFTTSTLQQEASRKLGFSVAQTMTVAQKLYEAGRISYMRTDSVNLSEEARKGAREAIEAAYGAEYALERQFKTKSASAQEAHEAIRPTDFKQVKAGADASEQRLYDLIRKRAMGSQMADAQIERTTAVIGISTQPGTTFSATGEVITFEGFLKAYAESKDDDDQPADGESSFSRGLPPLSVGQHLPLQALTATERFSTPPARYTEASLVKKLEEMGIGRPSTYAPTISIVQKRGYVEKDSREGKERKIYALALVGSEVKTEQRSETYGADKAKLFPTDTALVVNDFLVEHFPAIVDFQFTAKVEDEFDQIANGREEWGHMLAGFYEPFHKSVERGQDIERSTLSSTREIGLHPETGEKITARLGKYGPYVALGDTEGETKPAYANLRKGQFIETITLEEALDLFKLPRVVGEFEGKEMTAALGRFGPYIRHDSKFYSLTKEQDPHTITGEEAVTLIEAKRKADAERLIKEFAENPDIQVLNGRFGPYIVAGKKNVKIPKGEEPTELTLERCLELAAATPDKPAKGGRFGKKAAAPSVEKEADAPAKKTAKAPAAKKKAPAKKPAAAKKPAAAKKTALK is encoded by the coding sequence ATGGTCAAGAATCTAGTTATCGTCGAGTCGCCCGCCAAGGCCAAAACCATTGAAGGCTACCTCGGCCCGGATTTCGTGGTGCGCTCCAGCTACGGGCACGTCCGCGACCTGCCCAAGGATAATAATGCCGTCGATGTAGCCAACAGCTTCAAGCCCACCTACGTGGTTGATGCCGACAAGCGCGAGCTCATTTCGCAGCTCAAAAAGCTGGCTAAGGAAGCTGAGATGGTGTGGCTGGCCAGTGACGATGACCGGGAGGGCGAAGCCATTTCCTGGCACTTGTCGGAAACGCTTAACCTCAAGGCTGACAAGACAAAGCGCATTGTGTTTCGCGAGATTACCAAGGCGGCTATTCTCAGGGCTATCGATAATCCGCGCGAGATAAACCTCGACCTGGTGAACGCCCAGCAGGCCCGCCGCGTGCTCGACCGCCTGGTGGGCTTTGAGCTGAGCCCGGTGCTGTGGCGCAAGGTGAAAGCCGGCCTCTCGGCTGGCCGCGTGCAGAGCGTGGCCGTGCGCCTGGTAGTAGACCGCGAGCGGGAGATTAACCAGCACAAATCGGCCAGCGCCTACCGCGTAGTGGCCCGCTTCGACGCCGGCCAGGGCACCACCCTGGAAGCCGAGCTGCCCACCCGCTACAAAACCCGCGAAGAGGCCGAAGCCTTTCTGACGCGCTGCATCGGGGCTACCTACAGTATTAATAGCCTCGATAAAAAACCGGGCAAGCGCAGCCCCGCGCCGCCCTTCACCACTTCTACCCTGCAGCAGGAAGCCTCGCGTAAGCTGGGCTTCTCAGTGGCTCAGACCATGACGGTGGCCCAGAAGCTCTACGAGGCGGGCCGCATCAGCTACATGCGAACCGACTCGGTGAACCTGAGCGAGGAGGCCCGCAAGGGGGCGCGCGAGGCCATTGAGGCTGCCTACGGGGCCGAGTATGCCCTGGAGCGCCAGTTTAAAACCAAGTCGGCCTCGGCCCAGGAGGCTCACGAAGCCATTCGCCCCACCGACTTCAAGCAGGTGAAAGCCGGGGCCGATGCCTCGGAGCAGCGCCTCTACGACCTCATCCGCAAGCGGGCCATGGGCTCGCAGATGGCCGACGCGCAAATTGAGCGCACCACAGCCGTGATTGGTATCAGCACCCAGCCGGGCACCACGTTTTCGGCAACGGGTGAGGTAATTACATTTGAGGGCTTCCTGAAAGCCTATGCCGAAAGCAAGGACGATGACGACCAGCCCGCCGATGGCGAAAGCAGCTTCTCGCGCGGCCTGCCGCCGCTGAGCGTAGGTCAGCACCTGCCGCTTCAGGCCCTGACGGCCACCGAGCGCTTCAGCACGCCGCCGGCCCGCTACACCGAAGCCTCACTGGTGAAGAAGCTGGAGGAAATGGGCATCGGCCGCCCGAGCACCTACGCCCCCACCATCAGCATCGTGCAAAAGCGCGGCTACGTCGAAAAAGACTCGCGGGAGGGCAAGGAGCGCAAGATTTACGCCCTGGCGCTGGTGGGCAGCGAGGTGAAGACCGAGCAGCGCAGCGAAACCTACGGCGCGGACAAGGCTAAGCTTTTTCCGACCGATACGGCCCTGGTGGTCAATGATTTTCTGGTTGAGCACTTTCCCGCTATCGTAGACTTTCAGTTCACGGCTAAGGTAGAAGACGAGTTTGACCAGATTGCCAACGGGCGGGAGGAATGGGGCCACATGCTGGCCGGCTTCTACGAGCCTTTTCACAAGAGCGTGGAGCGGGGGCAGGACATTGAGCGCAGCACGCTGAGCAGCACCCGCGAAATCGGCCTGCACCCCGAAACGGGCGAGAAGATAACGGCCCGCCTGGGCAAATACGGCCCCTACGTGGCGCTGGGCGATACCGAGGGCGAAACCAAGCCTGCTTATGCCAACCTGCGCAAAGGTCAGTTTATCGAAACCATTACCCTCGAAGAGGCGCTGGATTTGTTTAAGCTGCCGCGCGTGGTGGGCGAGTTTGAGGGTAAGGAGATGACGGCCGCGCTCGGACGCTTCGGCCCCTACATTCGCCACGACAGCAAGTTTTACTCGCTTACCAAGGAGCAGGACCCGCATACCATCACGGGCGAAGAAGCCGTAACGCTCATCGAAGCCAAGCGTAAGGCCGACGCGGAGCGACTAATTAAGGAATTTGCTGAAAATCCCGATATTCAGGTACTTAATGGGCGCTTTGGGCCCTACATAGTAGCCGGCAAGAAGAACGTAAAGATTCCGAAGGGCGAAGAGCCCACCGAGCTTACGCTGGAGCGCTGCCTGGAGCTGGCCGCCGCTACCCCCGACAAACCCGCCAAAGGCGGGCGCTTCGGCAAAAAAGCGGCTGCCCCGTCAGTCGAGAAAGAAGCTGACGCTCCGGCCAAAAAGACCGCCAAGGCCCCCGCTGCCAAGAAAAAAGCGCCCGCTAAAAAGCCCGCAGCAGCCAAGAAGCCGGCCGCCGCTAAGAAAACAGCATTGAAATAG